One stretch of bacterium DNA includes these proteins:
- a CDS encoding crossover junction endodeoxyribonuclease RuvC, which produces MRVLGLDPGLHLTGYGMIETGPVLRVAEAGVIRTDPRAPLADRLAELHAGLCEVLAEWRPDAIALEDVFAHPAFPRTGILIGHVCGVISIAASERRIPMETIPPAAVKRALVTSGRADKRQIQRMVRTLLRLEREPVSHVGDALALALVTLSRRGVSLVPA; this is translated from the coding sequence ATGCGGGTACTCGGCCTTGACCCCGGCCTGCACCTGACCGGTTACGGCATGATCGAGACCGGACCCGTGCTGCGGGTCGCGGAGGCTGGCGTGATCCGCACCGATCCGCGCGCGCCGCTCGCCGACCGGCTCGCCGAATTGCACGCCGGGCTGTGCGAGGTGCTCGCCGAATGGCGGCCCGACGCGATCGCCCTCGAGGACGTCTTTGCGCATCCCGCGTTTCCCCGCACCGGCATTCTCATCGGGCACGTCTGCGGCGTGATCAGCATCGCCGCGTCCGAGCGGCGGATTCCGATGGAGACGATTCCGCCCGCGGCGGTGAAGCGCGCGCTCGTTACCTCCGGCCGGGCCGACAAACGCCAGATCCAGCGCATGGTCCGGACGCTGCTCCGGCTCGAGCGGGAGCCCGTCAGCCACGTCGGCGACGCGCTCGCGTTGGCGCTTGTGACGCTGTCGCGCCGGGGCGTCTCGCTGGTGCCGGCATGA
- a CDS encoding DinB family protein, with product MSLRESIEPGFRRVWIAVQQNVELMPEARFDERHEGLEIKSFREIALHIANSSVMFGDNVGKTVWERITAFPPDNHRSRAQVLDAVRQGGERYLAGVDRLTDQEAGKIVEAPWGEKLPQGALVGFQVPHAFYHNGQLSIYLRLAGVKPVFAAR from the coding sequence GTGTCGCTTCGCGAGAGTATCGAACCCGGATTCCGCAGGGTCTGGATCGCGGTTCAACAGAACGTTGAGTTGATGCCTGAGGCGCGATTCGACGAGAGGCACGAGGGCCTCGAGATCAAGTCGTTTCGCGAGATCGCACTGCACATCGCGAACTCGTCCGTGATGTTCGGCGACAACGTCGGCAAGACCGTCTGGGAGCGCATCACGGCGTTTCCGCCGGACAACCACCGGTCGCGCGCGCAGGTGCTCGACGCGGTTCGGCAGGGCGGCGAGCGGTACCTCGCGGGTGTGGACCGTCTGACAGACCAGGAGGCCGGGAAGATCGTCGAGGCGCCGTGGGGCGAAAAACTGCCGCAGGGTGCGCTGGTCGGGTTCCAGGTGCCGCACGCTTTTTATCACAACGGCCAGCTGTCTATTTATCTCCGGTTGGCAGGGGTCAAGCCGGTCTTCGCGGCCCGCTGA
- a CDS encoding multicopper oxidase domain-containing protein, giving the protein MARHHLPPQLTTFIGRELAEVRRRLVSTRLPTLTGAGGAGAVRLNPGGTASLEFVPARRGRYAFACTLEGHREAGMSGTLDIR; this is encoded by the coding sequence ATGGCGCGCCATCACCTCCCGCCGCAGCTCACCACGTTCATCGGTCGCGAGCTCGCCGAGGTGCGGCGCCGGCTAGTCTCGACACGGCTGCCGACGCTGACTGGGGCCGGCGGCGCCGGCGCGGTGCGGCTCAATCCCGGAGGAACAGCGTCGTTAGAGTTCGTTCCGGCGCGCCGCGGCCGCTACGCGTTCGCCTGTACGCTGGAGGGACACCGCGAAGCGGGGATGTCCGGAACGCTGGACATACGGTGA
- the ruvA gene encoding Holliday junction branch migration protein RuvA, whose translation MIALLRGRVMRRTDEMLVLDCGGVGYEVHLPAFLRDLLRADPHRLDETVELHISYHVSANQPRPLLVGFLREVEQEFFERFITVDGVGPTKAMKALAHPIERVADAIERKDIAFLQKMPGIGARTAEKIVAALHGKMGKYALLRTDVRAEPEETPAGFQEEVIEVLTRQLGYRAVEARRMVADALRRDGAIASAEALLQEVYRLERGSLA comes from the coding sequence ATGATCGCGCTGCTGCGCGGCCGGGTGATGCGCCGCACCGACGAGATGCTGGTGCTCGACTGCGGCGGGGTCGGCTACGAGGTGCACCTGCCGGCGTTTCTGCGCGACCTGCTGCGCGCCGATCCGCATCGGCTGGATGAGACCGTTGAGCTGCACATCTCCTACCACGTGAGCGCGAATCAGCCGCGCCCCCTGCTGGTGGGATTTCTGCGCGAGGTCGAACAGGAATTCTTCGAGCGCTTCATCACCGTCGACGGCGTGGGGCCGACGAAGGCGATGAAAGCGCTCGCGCATCCGATCGAGCGCGTCGCGGACGCCATCGAGCGCAAGGACATCGCCTTTCTCCAAAAGATGCCCGGCATCGGCGCGCGCACCGCCGAGAAGATCGTCGCCGCGCTGCACGGCAAGATGGGCAAGTACGCGCTGCTCCGCACCGACGTTCGCGCGGAGCCGGAGGAAACGCCGGCCGGCTTCCAGGAGGAAGTGATCGAAGTGCTGACGCGCCAGCTCGGCTACCGCGCCGTCGAGGCGCGCCGGATGGTGGCCGACGCGCTGCGCCGCGACGGCGCGATCGCGTCCGCGGAAGCGCTCCTGCAGGAAGTCTACCGGCTGGAACGGGGGTCGCTCGCGTGA
- a CDS encoding YebC/PmpR family DNA-binding transcriptional regulator, translating to MSGHSKWHNIKIKKGKADQQRGKLFSKLAREIIIAAKDGGADPANNMRLRSAIERARDASMPNDNIQRAVQRGAGGGDGATFEEITYEGMGPAGVALLIQVATDNRNRTASEVRNVLTKAGGSMGASVAWMFDKKGLITLSRSVASEDEVITKAIDAEDIKTTDGEYEITTAPEDFVKVRRALEGAGWKPTLAEVTMVPKSSVAVSGKDAQHVLRLMEALEDHDDVQHVYANFDIPDEVLQQVG from the coding sequence GTGTCAGGACATTCCAAATGGCATAACATCAAGATCAAAAAGGGCAAGGCCGACCAGCAGCGGGGCAAGCTCTTCAGCAAGCTCGCGCGGGAGATCATCATCGCCGCGAAAGACGGCGGCGCGGATCCGGCGAACAACATGCGCCTGCGATCGGCGATCGAGCGCGCCCGCGACGCCAGCATGCCCAACGACAACATCCAGCGGGCGGTGCAGCGCGGGGCGGGCGGCGGCGACGGCGCGACCTTCGAAGAGATCACCTACGAGGGCATGGGGCCGGCCGGGGTGGCGCTCCTGATCCAGGTCGCGACCGACAACCGCAATCGCACCGCCTCGGAGGTTCGCAACGTCCTCACCAAGGCCGGCGGTTCGATGGGCGCCTCGGTCGCGTGGATGTTCGACAAGAAGGGTCTCATCACGCTGTCCCGGTCGGTCGCGTCGGAAGACGAGGTCATCACGAAGGCGATCGACGCCGAGGACATCAAGACGACCGACGGGGAGTACGAGATCACGACCGCGCCCGAGGACTTCGTGAAGGTGCGCCGGGCGCTCGAGGGGGCCGGCTGGAAGCCGACGCTCGCGGAGGTGACCATGGTGCCGAAGTCGTCGGTGGCCGTGAGCGGCAAAGACGCGCAGCACGTGCTGCGCCTGATGGAAGCGCTGGAGGATCACGACGACGTCCAGCACGTCTACGCGAACTTCGATATTCCGGACGAAGTACTGCAGCAGGTCGGCTGA
- the ruvB gene encoding Holliday junction branch migration DNA helicase RuvB, which produces MGPASGTGEPPAGADADEQFIRSLRPKRLGECIGQPRVVTGLSISIQAARERGDALDHVLLHGPPGLGKTTFANVIAAEMNTKIVTTSGPALERGGDLMGILTNLEAGDVLFIDEIHRLSRAVEEFLYPAMEDFCVNFVIEKGAHARTLRYTLRPFTLVGATTRAGLLSSPLRDRFGIAHHLDFYPVEDLARVVRRSATILGVEVADDGAEEIARRSRGTPRIANRLLRRVRDYAQVRAAGKFTPEVAKEALEFEGVDPIGLDAQDRELLRTVVQVYGGGPVGVEALAATLNEEVDSIVEMIEPYLLKIGFLTRTPSGRRVTPQACDHLGVAVPERPPRGQGALFP; this is translated from the coding sequence ATCGGGCCGGCGAGCGGGACCGGGGAGCCGCCGGCCGGGGCGGACGCCGACGAGCAGTTCATCCGCAGCCTGCGGCCGAAGCGCCTCGGGGAGTGCATCGGGCAGCCGCGCGTCGTGACCGGCCTGTCGATCAGCATTCAAGCGGCCCGCGAGCGGGGCGACGCGCTCGACCACGTGCTGCTGCACGGCCCGCCGGGGCTCGGCAAAACCACGTTCGCCAACGTGATCGCCGCCGAGATGAACACCAAGATCGTGACGACGTCCGGCCCGGCGCTCGAGCGCGGCGGGGACCTGATGGGCATCCTCACCAACCTCGAGGCCGGCGATGTGCTGTTCATCGACGAGATCCACCGCCTCTCGCGGGCGGTCGAGGAATTCCTCTATCCGGCGATGGAGGACTTCTGCGTCAACTTCGTCATCGAGAAGGGCGCCCACGCGCGGACGCTGCGGTACACGCTGCGGCCGTTCACGCTGGTCGGAGCGACGACCCGCGCCGGCCTGCTCTCGTCGCCGCTGCGCGACCGCTTCGGCATCGCGCACCACCTCGACTTCTACCCGGTCGAGGACCTGGCCCGGGTCGTCCGCCGTTCGGCCACGATCCTCGGCGTCGAGGTCGCCGACGACGGGGCGGAGGAGATCGCCCGGCGTTCGCGCGGCACGCCCCGCATCGCGAACCGTCTGCTGCGGCGGGTGCGCGACTACGCCCAGGTCCGCGCCGCGGGCAAGTTCACGCCCGAGGTCGCGAAGGAGGCGCTCGAGTTCGAGGGCGTGGATCCGATCGGGCTCGATGCGCAGGATCGCGAGCTGCTGCGCACGGTCGTGCAGGTCTACGGCGGCGGCCCGGTCGGCGTGGAGGCGCTCGCGGCGACACTCAACGAAGAAGTCGACAGCATCGTCGAGATGATTGAGCCCTACCTGTTGAAGATCGGTTTCTTGACGCGGACGCCGTCGGGGCGGCGCGTCACCCCGCAGGCCTGTGACCATCTCGGCGTAGCCGTTCCCGAACGCCCGCCGCGCGGTCAGGGCGCGCTCTTCCCGTGA